A region of Acidobacteriota bacterium DNA encodes the following proteins:
- a CDS encoding SpoIVB peptidase S55 domain-containing protein — MIKRCCLLFGLMIAISGIAYASDPNLMNPADVRAGMKGFGMTVFQGSKPERFEVEILGVLDGFANPKQKIVIAKLSGGQVDKTGVFAGMSGSPVYIDGKLLGAVAYAFPFAKEPIAGIQPIQNMISVVEQGTEQTPVNSNTPSSFNTLMGYAVTPSSPGANVNPLGARAVSGVNAFNNNGQAIIPIATPVTFSGVPQSVIEMFGDDLRKLGIQPVAGLGGSSSASSAMVKYDDTTLAPGSSVNVQLVRGDFNFDAAGTVTYRDGERIYAFGHPFLASGSTAWPMSESSVITVVANLNNSFKLAVGGNLVGSINQDRSTTVFGKLGEQPKMIPMRLNVRTSRNKVETYNYEMINDPFLTPILMRIAMIAAIGATERQLGQQTVKVNGRIAIKGQPEVLLDSTFALPSNAALFATLGVEKPLAALLNSGFEGIDVQNIEVNITSSDVRSNGTLSRLWVDKIEAQRGDKIEIQAFARKDNGAEFVERIPFEIPHDAPLGQLMILVGDGASIAQAEARAGIGADFVPKDLGQLIRAINKIKRNNKLYLKVLRSDNGAIVGNEEMPGLPPSVLMTLNSERTSGGYTPLSVMTVAERELPPSQFLITGQEVILINIVK; from the coding sequence ATGATAAAAAGATGTTGTTTGTTATTTGGTTTAATGATTGCCATCAGCGGTATCGCCTACGCTTCCGACCCCAATCTGATGAATCCGGCAGACGTTCGCGCCGGAATGAAAGGGTTCGGAATGACAGTTTTTCAAGGCTCGAAACCGGAACGCTTTGAAGTCGAAATTCTCGGCGTCCTTGATGGTTTCGCCAACCCGAAACAAAAAATTGTGATTGCCAAATTGAGCGGCGGACAGGTTGATAAAACCGGCGTCTTTGCGGGAATGAGCGGAAGCCCGGTCTACATCGACGGCAAATTGCTCGGCGCGGTCGCTTATGCTTTTCCTTTCGCCAAAGAACCCATCGCAGGCATTCAACCGATTCAAAATATGATTAGCGTGGTTGAACAGGGCACCGAACAAACGCCGGTCAATTCCAATACGCCTTCGAGTTTTAATACCTTGATGGGCTATGCAGTAACGCCGAGTTCGCCCGGCGCCAACGTCAATCCGCTTGGGGCGCGCGCGGTGAGCGGCGTGAATGCATTTAACAACAACGGGCAGGCGATAATTCCGATTGCCACGCCGGTTACTTTTTCGGGCGTGCCGCAATCGGTCATCGAGATGTTTGGCGATGACCTGAGAAAACTCGGCATTCAACCGGTTGCCGGTCTCGGTGGTTCTTCAAGCGCCTCTTCGGCGATGGTCAAATATGATGACACGACGCTTGCGCCTGGTTCATCGGTCAATGTGCAACTGGTACGCGGCGATTTCAATTTCGATGCGGCAGGCACCGTGACCTATCGCGATGGTGAACGCATTTATGCATTCGGTCATCCCTTCTTAGCATCCGGTTCAACTGCCTGGCCGATGTCCGAATCATCGGTGATCACAGTCGTGGCGAATTTAAACAACTCGTTCAAACTCGCAGTGGGCGGCAATCTCGTCGGTTCCATCAATCAAGACCGTTCAACCACGGTATTCGGGAAACTCGGCGAACAACCCAAAATGATTCCCATGCGTTTGAATGTTCGCACCAGCCGCAACAAGGTCGAAACCTACAATTACGAAATGATTAACGACCCGTTTTTGACGCCGATTCTGATGCGCATTGCGATGATTGCCGCAATCGGCGCAACCGAACGGCAACTCGGTCAACAGACCGTCAAAGTCAACGGGCGCATTGCCATTAAAGGACAGCCCGAAGTTTTACTCGACAGCACCTTTGCTTTGCCGAGCAACGCCGCGCTGTTTGCTACGCTTGGGGTTGAAAAACCGCTTGCGGCATTGCTCAATAGCGGCTTTGAAGGCATCGACGTACAGAACATCGAAGTCAATATCACCTCATCCGATGTGCGCTCGAACGGTACGCTTTCGCGTCTGTGGGTAGATAAAATCGAAGCCCAACGCGGCGACAAGATTGAGATTCAAGCCTTTGCGCGGAAAGATAATGGCGCAGAATTTGTTGAACGCATTCCCTTTGAAATTCCCCACGATGCGCCGCTCGGACAGTTGATGATACTGGTTGGCGATGGCGCTTCGATAGCCCAGGCTGAAGCGCGCGCCGGTATCGGCGCCGATTTCGTTCCCAAAGATTTAGGGCAACTGATTCGCGCCATTAACAAGATAAAACGCAACAACAAACTTTATTTAAAGGTGTTGCGTTCGGATAATGGGGCAATCGTCGGCAACGAAGAAATGCCGGGACTGCCGCCTTCGGTTTTGATGACGCTCAATTCCGAACGCACATCAGGCGGTTACACGCCGCTTTCGGTGATGACGGTTGCCGAACGCGAATTACCGCCTTCACAATTTTTAATCACCGGTCAGGAAGTCATTCTCATCAACATTGTGAAATAA
- the trpD gene encoding anthranilate phosphoribosyltransferase produces MTINEAIKKVIERQHLTTDEAAAVLEQIMTGQCAEAQIAALLTALRMKGETVAELTGFARVMRSKATAVRPRLINTDEALVDTCGTGGDVSGSFNISTAAAFVVAACKVRVAKHGNRSVSSHCGSADVMEALGVKIELPIERINACLDEVGISFLHAPLLHEAMKHVAPVRRQLGVRTIFNMLGPLTNPAGANCQVIGVFSPQLTEMFAHTLNDLGTRRALIVHGSDGLDEITITGTTRLTELKDGEVKTREIHPEDFGLACAVADQIKGGDARQNAEIIRQILQGEKSSRRDIVLLNAAAALIAAGRARDFSEGIRLASEAIDTGAALAKLHQLIQFTQ; encoded by the coding sequence ATGACCATCAACGAGGCGATTAAAAAGGTAATCGAGCGCCAGCACCTGACAACCGATGAAGCGGCGGCAGTGCTCGAACAAATCATGACCGGGCAGTGCGCCGAGGCGCAGATTGCCGCATTGCTTACGGCGCTTCGCATGAAAGGTGAAACGGTTGCCGAACTCACAGGCTTTGCCAGAGTGATGCGAAGTAAAGCGACGGCTGTGCGTCCGCGTTTAATCAATACTGATGAGGCGTTAGTTGATACCTGCGGAACCGGCGGCGACGTAAGCGGCAGTTTCAATATTTCAACCGCTGCGGCTTTCGTGGTTGCGGCGTGCAAGGTGCGCGTCGCCAAACACGGCAACCGTTCAGTGTCGAGCCATTGCGGCAGCGCCGATGTGATGGAAGCGCTCGGCGTCAAAATCGAACTTCCCATTGAGCGCATTAACGCCTGCCTTGATGAAGTCGGCATCAGCTTTCTACACGCGCCGCTCTTACATGAAGCCATGAAACATGTCGCTCCGGTGCGCAGGCAACTTGGGGTGCGCACGATTTTCAATATGCTGGGACCGCTAACGAATCCCGCAGGCGCAAACTGTCAGGTGATTGGCGTGTTTTCACCCCAGCTTACGGAAATGTTCGCGCATACGTTGAATGATTTGGGAACCCGGCGAGCCTTGATTGTTCACGGAAGCGATGGTCTCGATGAAATCACCATCACCGGCACAACCCGATTAACCGAGTTAAAAGATGGTGAAGTCAAAACCCGAGAAATTCATCCCGAAGACTTCGGTCTGGCTTGCGCTGTTGCTGACCAGATTAAAGGCGGCGACGCTCGACAAAACGCTGAAATAATTCGGCAAATTTTGCAGGGAGAAAAAAGTTCGCGCCGCGATATTGTGTTACTCAATGCCGCCGCAGCTTTAATCGCGGCTGGTCGCGCTCGTGATTTCAGCGAGGGCATCCGGCTTGCGAGCGAAGCCATTGACACGGGCGCGGCGCTTGCAAAATTGCATCAACTGATTCAATTCACCCAATAA
- a CDS encoding serine hydrolase, which produces MKLQNRLRLLLIAGLTLSLCAFSFPSSANTPQSVIQKNKTTSERIARIENGLLPALAIKGKPAKKFSLIERLRFHKVPGVSVAVINNYAIEWAKGYGVKDVETNEPVTVDTMFQAASISKPVATIGMLRLVQAGQLNLDEDVNVKLKSWKVPDTSFVKEKSVTLRELVSHSAGLTVHGFRGYAATETVPTLVQLLNGEKPANSARIINDIEPQKIWRYSGGGFCVMQLLMTDTTGKAFPQIMQEKVLSRIGMTNSTYRQPLPVERAKQAATGHRASGQIVKGKWHTYPEMAAAGLWTTPMDLAKLAIEVQKAKLGKSARLLSQAMTEQMLTRQFQNWGLGFNLEGKDNKATFGHGGANEGFRCQLTAFVNGGQGAVVMTNSDTGGALAQEIIRAIAAEYGWAQSFIIEREVASVDAKVYQTYVGEYTTPLGKLSVTVEGDSLLVELQGQGKIEIYPESEVKYFTPEVANLSLVFNKDENGKTISITIRQGAQEIPAKRLP; this is translated from the coding sequence ATGAAGCTGCAAAATCGCCTTCGCCTTTTGTTAATCGCAGGTTTGACGCTTAGCCTTTGCGCCTTCAGTTTTCCATCATCGGCGAATACCCCACAAAGCGTTATTCAAAAAAATAAAACGACGAGTGAGCGCATCGCGCGCATCGAAAACGGGCTATTGCCGGCACTGGCAATTAAAGGCAAGCCCGCTAAAAAGTTCAGCCTCATAGAACGCCTGCGCTTTCACAAAGTGCCGGGCGTGAGCGTGGCAGTGATTAATAATTATGCAATCGAATGGGCGAAAGGTTACGGCGTAAAAGATGTTGAAACCAATGAACCGGTCACCGTTGATACGATGTTTCAAGCCGCCTCCATCAGCAAACCGGTTGCGACTATCGGGATGTTGAGATTAGTACAGGCAGGCCAACTCAATCTCGATGAAGATGTGAATGTGAAACTCAAATCCTGGAAGGTGCCTGACACGTCGTTCGTAAAAGAAAAGAGCGTGACGCTTCGTGAACTCGTAAGCCACAGCGCCGGACTCACGGTTCATGGATTCAGGGGGTATGCCGCAACGGAAACGGTGCCGACGCTTGTGCAATTGTTAAACGGCGAAAAGCCCGCAAATTCGGCGCGCATCATTAACGACATCGAACCGCAAAAAATCTGGCGATATTCGGGCGGCGGGTTTTGTGTGATGCAACTGTTGATGACGGATACGACCGGCAAAGCGTTTCCGCAAATCATGCAGGAAAAAGTGCTCTCGCGAATCGGTATGACGAACAGCACCTATCGTCAACCGCTTCCGGTTGAACGCGCCAAACAAGCCGCTACCGGGCATCGCGCGAGCGGTCAAATCGTCAAAGGCAAATGGCATACTTATCCTGAAATGGCTGCCGCAGGACTTTGGACCACGCCTATGGATTTGGCGAAACTTGCCATCGAAGTGCAAAAAGCCAAACTCGGAAAATCCGCTCGCCTGCTTTCACAGGCGATGACTGAACAGATGCTCACCCGGCAGTTTCAAAATTGGGGACTGGGTTTCAATCTTGAAGGCAAAGATAATAAAGCGACCTTCGGACATGGCGGCGCGAATGAAGGCTTCCGCTGTCAACTCACAGCTTTTGTAAATGGCGGGCAAGGCGCGGTGGTGATGACCAATTCCGATACCGGCGGCGCTTTGGCTCAAGAAATTATTCGCGCCATTGCCGCCGAATACGGATGGGCGCAGTCGTTCATCATTGAGCGTGAAGTCGCCAGCGTAGATGCGAAGGTTTATCAAACTTACGTTGGCGAATACACCACGCCGCTTGGAAAATTATCGGTTACGGTTGAAGGGGATAGTTTATTGGTTGAACTTCAAGGGCAGGGAAAAATCGAAATCTATCCCGAATCGGAAGTGAAATATTTTACCCCCGAAGTTGCGAATCTCTCTTTAGTTTTTAATAAAGACGAAAACGGCAAAACCATTTCAATTACGATTCGCCAGGGCGCACAGGAAATTCCGGCAAAGCGCCTGCCGTAA
- a CDS encoding CpsB/CapC family capsule biosynthesis tyrosine phosphatase, whose translation MIDIHSHILFQIDDGARTLDESLEMCRMSARDGVTTIVATPHAHDGVHQTHDPAHLRQKVDELNELLQGEPRIVLGSELRFTHDVVNHLCNKQSAPTLAGTSYALIEFPHQVVPPGSERALFELMNNGIRPIIAHPERNVMLMGHPEKFFELVELGALGQADTGSFTGQFGSKVKETAIIMLENGLLHFVASDCHNLRNRLPGLSMAMTAISELVGEEYAQAMSKDNPGAIIEDRAIPTRPAPVLPQKKKRWLFF comes from the coding sequence ATGATTGATATTCACAGCCATATTTTATTTCAGATAGACGATGGAGCGCGCACGCTCGATGAATCGCTTGAAATGTGCCGGATGTCAGCGCGCGATGGCGTAACCACGATTGTTGCAACGCCACATGCGCACGACGGCGTTCACCAAACCCACGACCCTGCGCATCTGCGACAAAAGGTGGATGAACTCAACGAGTTGCTACAGGGCGAACCGCGAATCGTTTTAGGTAGCGAACTGCGCTTCACACACGATGTCGTCAATCACCTGTGCAATAAACAAAGCGCGCCGACGCTTGCGGGCACCTCTTATGCGTTAATCGAATTTCCCCATCAAGTAGTGCCGCCCGGCAGTGAACGCGCCTTGTTTGAGTTGATGAATAACGGCATACGTCCAATCATCGCGCACCCGGAACGCAACGTGATGTTGATGGGACATCCTGAAAAATTTTTTGAATTGGTAGAACTCGGCGCTTTGGGACAAGCCGATACCGGTTCATTCACCGGACAATTTGGCAGTAAAGTCAAAGAGACGGCAATCATCATGCTTGAAAATGGCTTGCTTCATTTTGTGGCAAGCGATTGTCACAACCTGCGCAACCGTCTGCCTGGGCTTTCAATGGCAATGACAGCGATTTCTGAACTTGTTGGCGAAGAGTACGCACAGGCGATGTCAAAAGATAACCCCGGCGCGATTATCGAAGACCGCGCTATCCCCACACGTCCCGCACCTGTCTTACCCCAGAAGAAAAAACGCTGGTTGTTTTTTTAG